The following are encoded together in the Candidatus Methylomirabilota bacterium genome:
- a CDS encoding M20/M25/M40 family metallo-hydrolase, whose translation MSDGRAIEAEATELLRTLIRNKCVNDGTVGSGQETRNASALEDYFAGSGVSCERYTSKPGRESLIVRIEGSDPSAPRLLLMGHTDVVPVSADGWRRDPFGGELEDGIVWGRGAIDMLNLTATMAVATRQLARSDFRPRGTLIYLAVADEEAGGTHGAGHLVEREPQAVKTDYVITENGGVPIPTRSGHVLTLGVGEKGANWRRLTVAGTPGHGSRPFRTDNALVTAAEVVRRIGGYHPKARIFDVWRRYVEALELGPDLTRDLTDADRVLESARELDNLALAREAHACTHTTFSPNVIHGDVKTNVIPDRVEIDVDIRALPGVTPEEVDAMLAEALGELASRVTITHGRAEPGSLSSPDTPLFDSVRRIAEKLLPGSRVVPRLTTGGTDGKFFRWRNIPAYGFGLHSLRIPHTEYPIMFHGRNERVDTESLKLSAMMWEALCRDFLA comes from the coding sequence TCATCCGGAACAAGTGCGTCAACGATGGCACGGTCGGATCGGGGCAAGAGACGCGGAACGCCTCCGCGCTCGAGGACTACTTCGCGGGCTCGGGCGTGTCCTGCGAGCGGTACACGTCGAAGCCGGGGAGGGAAAGCCTCATCGTCCGCATCGAGGGCTCCGATCCGTCGGCCCCGCGGCTCCTCCTCATGGGTCATACCGACGTCGTTCCCGTGAGCGCGGACGGCTGGCGTCGCGATCCTTTCGGGGGCGAGCTCGAGGACGGCATCGTGTGGGGACGCGGGGCCATCGACATGCTCAATCTCACGGCGACCATGGCCGTGGCCACTCGCCAGCTCGCCCGGAGCGACTTCCGCCCGCGGGGCACCCTCATCTATCTGGCGGTGGCCGACGAGGAGGCGGGCGGCACCCACGGCGCCGGCCACCTGGTCGAGCGCGAGCCTCAAGCGGTCAAGACCGACTACGTCATCACCGAGAACGGCGGGGTGCCTATCCCCACGCGCTCCGGCCACGTGCTGACCCTGGGGGTGGGCGAGAAGGGCGCCAACTGGCGGCGGCTCACCGTGGCCGGCACGCCCGGCCATGGCTCGCGTCCCTTCCGCACCGACAACGCGCTGGTGACGGCGGCCGAGGTGGTCCGCCGGATCGGCGGCTATCACCCCAAGGCGCGGATCTTCGACGTGTGGCGCCGCTACGTGGAGGCCCTCGAGCTCGGCCCCGACCTCACGCGCGACCTCACCGATGCCGACCGCGTCCTCGAGTCGGCCCGCGAGCTCGACAACCTGGCTCTGGCCCGGGAGGCCCACGCCTGCACCCACACCACCTTCTCGCCCAACGTCATTCACGGCGACGTGAAGACCAACGTCATCCCCGACCGTGTCGAGATCGACGTGGATATCCGCGCCCTGCCAGGCGTGACGCCGGAGGAGGTCGATGCCATGCTCGCGGAAGCCCTCGGAGAGCTGGCGTCTCGCGTGACGATCACGCATGGGCGCGCCGAGCCCGGATCGCTCAGCTCGCCGGATACGCCGCTCTTCGATTCCGTGAGGCGGATCGCGGAAAAACTCCTGCCCGGCAGCCGCGTGGTTCCGCGGCTGACCACCGGCGGCACCGACGGCAAGTTCTTCCGCTGGCGGAACATTCCCGCCTACGGCTTCGGCTTGCACTCCCTGCGCATCCCGCACACGGAGTATCCGATCATGTTTCACGGCCGCAACGAGCGCGTCGACACGGAGAGCCTCAAGCTCTCCGCCATGATGTGGGAGGCCCTGTGCCGGGACTTCCTGGCCTGA